Genomic segment of Oceanotoga teriensis:
CCCTTACAAAAAATTTTATTGGGACTGGATTATCTTTGTCTTCTGTATATGAAACCATGAAAGTTACTGGGTCTCTTTCTTTTTTTAAAGAGTATATATGAGGACCTATAAACTTCCCTTCAGGGTTTTTCCAGTATACTTTTGATGGTGATGAATATATATAATTTCTATGTGCTTGAGTATAATCATATGGAGATACAAATTCTGCAAATATAACTAAAATATATAGTATTATGAGTATTACTAAACCTACCATACCTAATTTGTTTTTGAAGAAAGTAGTCCATATTCTTTTTGATGTCTCATTCATAAGCAAATCCTCCTTAACTGATTCTTATTCTTGGATCCAGTAAAGCCAATGCAATATCTGATAGCAGGTTACCAATCTGTGTTATAAATGCGATGAACATCAAAAATGTCATAACTAAGTATTGATCATGGTTTAATAAAGCATTGTAAAAAAATGGTCCCATTGTAGGTAAGTTTAATACTATTGCTGTTATTATAGTTCCACTGAATATTTCAGGTAATTGCATACCAGCTATACTAACCATAGGATTAACGGCGTTTTTTACAGCATGTTGTTTTACAGATTTTTCTTTAAGCCCTCTTGCTCTCAAAGAGGTTATAAATGGTGAACCAGTTATATCAAGCATATTTCCTCTCATGACTCTCATTAAACCAGCTAATCCACCGGTTCCTACTACTACAAGAGGTAACCATAGATGGGAAAGCATGTCTGCGAATTTAGCCCATGACCAAGGTGCTCCGATGTATTGAGTTGAAAATATTCCTCCAACAGATGTAGCTCCAGCTTTTAAAGAAACCCACATTAAAAATAATGCAAGAAAGAAATTAGGTATAGATAAACCTAAAAAACCCAATACAGTTAAACTGTAGTCTCCGACTGAATATGGATGCAGGGCAGAATATATTCCAATTGGTATGGATATGAGCCATTGGAATAAAACCGTTAATAAAGCGATAGAAATAGTCCATCCCATTCTTTCCCATATTAATTCCCCAACGGGTCTTTTATAAGCAAAAGAATAGCCAAAATCACCTTTAGTTACTATACCTTTTACCCATATTAAATATCGTTCAACAGGGGACTTATCTAATCCTAATTTTTCTCTTAGCTCTACTATTTGTTCTGGGGAGACTCTTGGATTATTCATATATTGAGTTACAAAATCTCCAGGCTGTAGTTCTGTTAATGTAAAACAAATGATGGATATCATAATCATCATAGGTATCATTATAAGTAGCCTTCTAGTAACAAATGACCACATTCGAATTCCTCCAATTTTTTAAAAAATGGAGGAGGAAAAACCTCCCCCTTATTATTTTATTTGTCAAATACTGTATAAGTTAAATAAACTAATGTTCCATCGTCCATTTGATAGAAGTTTCCTACACTCTTTTGTGCTCCCATTAAATCCATACCTTTACAAACGAATATGAAAGGTACTTTTTCAGCATAAATTTCTTGCCATTTGTCATAATATGATTTTCTTTGGTCTATATTCATTTCTGTTTGACCTTTTTCGAACATGTTCCAAACTTCTAATTCCCAATCATACATTTCTGATTTAACTGCTGTTCTTGTTTCTGAATCCATTGTACTTAAATGATTATAGTATAATGGGTTACCAGGTTGCCATATAGCTTTTCTTAATTGTGGATCTGGTTGATTACCAAATGCCCATAATGACATTTCAAAGTCACCTGAAAGAGCTTTTTGTGATTGTAATCCAGCATCTAAAATTTGTAGATTCATTTTTACACCGATATTCTTTAAATCTTCAGAGTATAAATAAG
This window contains:
- a CDS encoding ABC transporter permease — protein: MWSFVTRRLLIMIPMMIMISIICFTLTELQPGDFVTQYMNNPRVSPEQIVELREKLGLDKSPVERYLIWVKGIVTKGDFGYSFAYKRPVGELIWERMGWTISIALLTVLFQWLISIPIGIYSALHPYSVGDYSLTVLGFLGLSIPNFFLALFLMWVSLKAGATSVGGIFSTQYIGAPWSWAKFADMLSHLWLPLVVVGTGGLAGLMRVMRGNMLDITGSPFITSLRARGLKEKSVKQHAVKNAVNPMVSIAGMQLPEIFSGTIITAIVLNLPTMGPFFYNALLNHDQYLVMTFLMFIAFITQIGNLLSDIALALLDPRIRIS